In Balearica regulorum gibbericeps isolate bBalReg1 chromosome 2, bBalReg1.pri, whole genome shotgun sequence, one DNA window encodes the following:
- the SCX gene encoding basic helix-loop-helix transcription factor scleraxis isoform X2 — protein MSFAMLRSAPSRYLYPEISMLSEDEENGSESSGSDEKPYHLDADGYGIKASKRRSGKKPNRINREPRQRHTANARERDRTNSVNTAFTALRTLIPTEPADRKLSKIETLRLASSYISHLGNVLLVGEACGDGQPCHTTPAFYHHGGGSPPARDTENSQPKQICTFCLSNQRKLVKDPRQEDGDSELDDRSFQEGQQGGAEGGRMEKPHTQNHSHGHSCLHPAAGESCTASPRRTLP, from the exons ATGTCCTTTGCCATGCTGCGCTCGGCCCCCAGCCGGTACCTGTACCCTGAGATCAGCATGCTGTCCGAGGACGAGGAGAACGGCAGCGAGAGCTCCGGCTCGGACGAGAAGCCCTACCACCTGGACGCCGACGGCTACGGCATCAAGGCCAGCAAGCGCAGGAGCGGCAAGAAACCCAACCGGATCAACAGGGAGCCACGGCAGCGTCACACGGCCAACGCGCGGGAGCGTGACCGCACCAACAGCGTCAACACCGCCTTCACCGCCCTCCGCACGCTCATCCCCACCGAGCCGGCCGACAGAAAGCTCTCCAAGATTGAGACCTTGAGACTGGCCTCCAGCTACATCTCCCACCTGGGGAacgtgctgctggtgggggagGCGTGCGGGGATGGGCAGCCCTGCCACACCACCCCTGCCTTCTACCACCAcggcggcggcagccccccCGCGCGCGACACCGAGAACTCCCAGCCCAAACAGATCTGCACTTTCTGCCTCAGCAACCAGAGGAAGCTGGTAA AGGACCCGAG ACAGGAAGACGGCGATTCGGAGCTAGATGATCGTAGTTTTCAGGAAGGACAACAAGGAGgagcagaaggaggaaggatggaaaagccacacacacaaaaccacagcCACGGACACTCCTGCCTtcaccctgctgctggggagagctgcACGGCGTCACCCCGGAGGACCCTACCCTGA
- the SCX gene encoding basic helix-loop-helix transcription factor scleraxis isoform X1, protein MSFAMLRSAPSRYLYPEISMLSEDEENGSESSGSDEKPYHLDADGYGIKASKRRSGKKPNRINREPRQRHTANARERDRTNSVNTAFTALRTLIPTEPADRKLSKIETLRLASSYISHLGNVLLVGEACGDGQPCHTTPAFYHHGGGSPPARDTENSQPKQICTFCLSNQRKLSKDRDRKTAIRS, encoded by the exons ATGTCCTTTGCCATGCTGCGCTCGGCCCCCAGCCGGTACCTGTACCCTGAGATCAGCATGCTGTCCGAGGACGAGGAGAACGGCAGCGAGAGCTCCGGCTCGGACGAGAAGCCCTACCACCTGGACGCCGACGGCTACGGCATCAAGGCCAGCAAGCGCAGGAGCGGCAAGAAACCCAACCGGATCAACAGGGAGCCACGGCAGCGTCACACGGCCAACGCGCGGGAGCGTGACCGCACCAACAGCGTCAACACCGCCTTCACCGCCCTCCGCACGCTCATCCCCACCGAGCCGGCCGACAGAAAGCTCTCCAAGATTGAGACCTTGAGACTGGCCTCCAGCTACATCTCCCACCTGGGGAacgtgctgctggtgggggagGCGTGCGGGGATGGGCAGCCCTGCCACACCACCCCTGCCTTCTACCACCAcggcggcggcagccccccCGCGCGCGACACCGAGAACTCCCAGCCCAAACAGATCTGCACTTTCTGCCTCAGCAACCAGAGGAAGCTG AGTAAAGACCGAGACAGGAAGACGGCGATTCGGAGCTAG
- the LOC142600681 gene encoding uncharacterized protein LOC142600681: HLGLGVLPARWLQPWSLSLLPGPVLGRRGLRQLRSDSSREPRGSFPEVALSSLRVSLGVSRSRSCVCPKALALPGDSPRCRPSARLGAPGPSTPLCRARAASSAVAHPAACLPSPRRAAAAGQKPSGLTKVSLTAPGSGLSGPSPAARVPAVGTFVCSAEALTHRSVPVPLVAVCGGQETLLCHRRGLPASPSVTAELRARLCSPGTRKAPHRITATTSTITATTITAATTTITATTSTITATTITAATTAITATTSTITATTITAATTAITATTSTITATTSTTTAITATASTTTAITATAITATAITATTTSSSISTRTATTTTITATITSSTSSITATTSTSTTSTSTNTTANTTTTSSTTITTSTSGAPARCAQAELVLLISSLMGFVAAWASPRLGAGLSQGPGVW; the protein is encoded by the coding sequence CACCTGGGGCTGGGAGTTTTGCCAGCACGCTGGCTCCAGCCCTGGAGCCTCTCGCTCCTCCCTGGGCCGGTGCTTGGCAGGAGAGGCCTGCGGCAGCTCCGCTCCGACAGCTCCCGGGAGCCGCGGGGCAGCTTTCCCGAGGTGGCATTGTCATCCCTCCGTGTCTCTCTGGGggtgagcaggagcaggagctgcgTCTGCCCCAAAGCCCTGGCCCTGCCAGGGGACTCCCCTCGCTGCCGCCCCTCTGCACGTCTCGGGGCGCCTGGCCCTTCCACCCCACTGTGCCGTGCCCGCGCTGCGTCCTCTGCAGTCGCTCACCCAGCCGCCTGCCTCCCGAGCCCCCGGAGAGCAGCAGCGGCAGGACAGAAACCCTCCGGACTGACCAAAGTGTCGCTAACAGCGCCCGGTTCGGGGCTCTCTGgtccctcccctgcagcccgaGTTCCTGCAGTTGGGACCTTCGTGTGCTCTGCTGAGGCCTTGACACACCGATCCGTCCCTGTCCCTCTGGTCGCCGTCTGCGGCGGGCAGGAAACCCTCCTGTGCCATCGCAGAGGCCTCCCGGCCAGCCCCTCGGTGACAGCCGAGCTGCGAGCCAGGCTTTGCTCCCCGGGCACCAGAAAAGCCCCCCACCGCAtcactgccaccaccagcaccatCACTGCCACCACCATCActgccgccaccaccaccatcactgccaccaccagcaccatCACTGCCACCACCATCACTGCCGCCACCACCGCCAtcactgccaccaccagcaccatCACTGCCACCACCATCACTGCCGCCACCACCGCCAtcactgccaccaccagcaccatcactgccaccaccagcaccaccaccgCCATCACTGCCACCGCCAGCACCACCACTGCCATCACTGCCACCGCCATCACTGCCACCGCCAtcactgccaccaccaccagcagctccatCAGCACCAGgactgccaccaccaccaccatcactgcCACCATCAccagctccaccagcagcatcactgccaccaccagcaccagcacgACCAGCACCAGCACTAATACCACCGCcaataccaccaccaccagtagCACCACCATTACCACCAGCACCAGCGGTGCCCCGGCCAGGTgtgcacaggcagagctggtgcTTCTCATTTCCAGTCTGATGGGATTCGTGGCCGCCTGGGCTTCACCCAGGTTGGGTGCAGGTCTGTCCCAGGGGCCGGGTGTTTGGTGA
- the SCX gene encoding basic helix-loop-helix transcription factor scleraxis isoform X3, with protein sequence MSFAMLRSAPSRYLYPEISMLSEDEENGSESSGSDEKPYHLDADGYGIKASKRRSGKKPNRINREPRQRHTANARERDRTNSVNTAFTALRTLIPTEPADRKLSKIETLRLASSYISHLGNVLLVGEACGDGQPCHTTPAFYHHGGGSPPARDTENSQPKQICTFCLSNQRKLRRRQIWEQQAGGNSVRSLCICWDLRCET encoded by the exons ATGTCCTTTGCCATGCTGCGCTCGGCCCCCAGCCGGTACCTGTACCCTGAGATCAGCATGCTGTCCGAGGACGAGGAGAACGGCAGCGAGAGCTCCGGCTCGGACGAGAAGCCCTACCACCTGGACGCCGACGGCTACGGCATCAAGGCCAGCAAGCGCAGGAGCGGCAAGAAACCCAACCGGATCAACAGGGAGCCACGGCAGCGTCACACGGCCAACGCGCGGGAGCGTGACCGCACCAACAGCGTCAACACCGCCTTCACCGCCCTCCGCACGCTCATCCCCACCGAGCCGGCCGACAGAAAGCTCTCCAAGATTGAGACCTTGAGACTGGCCTCCAGCTACATCTCCCACCTGGGGAacgtgctgctggtgggggagGCGTGCGGGGATGGGCAGCCCTGCCACACCACCCCTGCCTTCTACCACCAcggcggcggcagccccccCGCGCGCGACACCGAGAACTCCCAGCCCAAACAGATCTGCACTTTCTGCCTCAGCAACCAGAGGAAGCTG AGAAGGAGACAGAtctgggagcagcaggcaggagggaacaGCGTCAGGAGTCTTTGCATCTGCTGGGACTTGCGCTGCGAAACCTGA